In Caretta caretta isolate rCarCar2 chromosome 20, rCarCar1.hap1, whole genome shotgun sequence, a single window of DNA contains:
- the NXPH4 gene encoding neurexophilin-4, translated as MKLLRWLPAIFSHWLLLKVVCVEGHMTKTLGYLELGTSGLLKTLPSGALKPPPLPPARLFSGEPSKAKAGALTPWAWPRNQTGAEPPGQRKPLLKTGRARKIFGWGDFYFNIKTLKFSLLVTGKIVDHVNGTFSVYFRHNSSSLGNVSVSIVPPGKVVEFDVLGPPPATEPQQATLPEAKEPRAFNCHVEYEKTNRARKNKPCLYDPAKVCFTEHTQSHAAWLCAKPFKVICIFVSFCSFDYKLVQKVCPDYNFQHDRPYFG; from the coding sequence gtGGTCTGCGTGGAGGGCCACATGACCAAAACCCTGGGCTACCTGGAGCTGGGCACCTCGGGGCTCCTCAAGACCCTCCCGTCCGGCGCCTTGAAGCCTCCGCCCCTGCCCCCGGCCCGGCTGTTCTCCGGGGAGCCCTCAAAGGCCAAGGCCGGTGCCCTGACCCCCTGGGCCTGGCCTAGGAACCAGACGGGTGCCGAGCCCCCGGGCCAACGCAAGCCCTTGCTCAAGACGGGCCGGGCCCGGAAGATCTTCGGCTGGGGCGACTTCTACTTCAACATCAAGACGCTCAAGTTCAGCCTGCTGGTGACGGGCAAGATCGTGGACCACGTCAACGGCACCTTCAGCGTCTACTTCCGGCACAACTCCTCCAGCCTGGGCAACGTCTCCGTCAGCATCGTGCCCCCGGGCAAGGTGGTGGAGTTCGACGTGCTGGGGCCCCCGCCGGCCACCGAGCCCCAGCAGGCCACCCTGCCCGAGGCCAAGGAGCCCAGGGCCTTCAACTGCCACGTGGAGTACGAGAAGACCAACCGGGCCCGGAAGAACAAGCCCTGTCTCTACGACCCGGCCAAGGTGTGCTTCACCGAGCACACGCAGAGCCACGCCGCCTGGCTGTGCGCCAAGCCCTTCAAGGTCATCTGCATCTTCGTctccttctgcagctttgactacAAGCTGGTGCAGAAGGTCTGCCCCGATTACAACTTCCAGCACGACCGCCCCTACTTCGGCTGA